The Deltaproteobacteria bacterium region GCGGGTTCAGCGCCGTAGAGCACCTCGCCGCGTTCTTCGCCCTCACGCGCTGGGTCGAGGAGGGCGTGGAGCCGACGGCCGCCGCGGTGCAGGCGACCTGCACGGCGCTCAAGCCGTTCGCCGGCGGCGGCCCATGTCGCGTCATGGCGGCGGCACCGGGCGAGTGGGGCCTCAGGGTGATCGAGCGGCGGGAGCGGGGTGCGCCGCTGCATGAGCTCGTGTGCGTCGGGGACCCCGCGGACTGCCCCTCGGGCAGTACTTGCTCGCCACGGCACTACTGCCGATAGGGTTGCGGGCGCGTCGACTACCTGGACGCGCTCGCCCGCGTGGCGACGCCCCTGCTCGTCATCGCCGGGACCGCCGATCGCTTCGCTACCCCCGCCGCCGTCCGCCTGGCGCTCGACCGGCTCCCGTCGGCGACGTACCGGGAGTTCGGCCGCGCCCACGGCCACGCCGTGGACTACGGCCACGTGGACCTGATCCTCGGCCGCGCCGCCCCGACCGAGGTCTTTCCCGTCGTCGCCGGGTGGCTCGCGGAACACGCCCGCGTTCCTCGCTGGCGTTGCGGGCACGCTCCGCCGTAGAGACCTCATCCAAACAGCTCGCGGCGGAGGCCGCGCGACATCAGCTCGCCCCGTCGCTCAGCCCCGACGCCTGCCAGAACCGCCGCAGGGTCCCAAGGTCTAGGCCGAGCCGCGCGGCCGCCTCGTCCAGCCATCCAGAAGGTACTCGGCGGAAACTTCTTGCGCGCACTCGCACAGCTGCGCCCGTGAGGCGACACCCGCCCACGAAGGTACGCTCGACGAGCGGCGGGCAGGTCACCGGCAACGCCTGGACACAGGGGGAGCCGGCGGGACTAGAATGTGCCGCCATGGCGATCAGCTGGCGGCTCTACTTGTGCGACGATCACCTGGATCTCTGGAACCTGCCGCGCGACGTCTGGGAGGAGCGGCTGCCGGGCGGGCTCCGCGAGCGCGGGCCGCGCGTCGTCGAGCAGGGCGACAGCGCTTGGTGGACGTGCGACGGCGCGGTCATGGGCCCCTTCGGGACGCGGCTCATGCGAGACTACAGCGCGATCGTACGCGCCGGCATCGAGGACGACGGACTGCGTGCCGCCAGCCCCAAGCTCCGCCTCGAAGACATGGACCGCGACGGCGTCTACGCCTCGGTGATCTACGGGCCGAACCTCTTCGGCCTGCCGATCAACGATCCCGCGCTCAAGGCAGCAGCGCTCGCCGCGTACAACGACTGGGCGGTCGAGTTCAATCGCCACGACCCGCAGCGTTTGAGCGTGCTCCCCGTCCTTCCGACGCACGCCGCCGACGCGGCGGTGGCGGAGCTCGAGCGGGTCGCCCGGCTCGGCCACCGCGGTGTCATCATCAGCCCCTTCGAATTCCGCTGCTCGGACCCCGCCTGGGAACGCTTCTGGGACGCGGCCGAGGCGACGGGCTTGCCGGTGAGCTTTCACATCGGGCACGGGACCTCGCAGGTGCGCGTCGCCCCGGGGAGCTGGGAGCTCGCCGCCTTCTCGGCCGTCGGCCCGATCCAGCTCGACGAGCCGCTCGCCATGATGATCTACTCGGGCGTCCTCGAGCGCCACCCGCGCCTCCGGCTCGTGCTCGCGGAGTCGGGCATCGGCTGGCTGCCCTACTTCGTCCACCGCATGGACGCGGCGGCCGAGAAGCACGTGCCCAAGGCGCGGGACTACCGCCTCAAGGCGCGGCCGAGCGAGATCTTCCGCGGCCAGGTGTACGCGACCTTCG contains the following coding sequences:
- a CDS encoding amidohydrolase encodes the protein MAISWRLYLCDDHLDLWNLPRDVWEERLPGGLRERGPRVVEQGDSAWWTCDGAVMGPFGTRLMRDYSAIVRAGIEDDGLRAASPKLRLEDMDRDGVYASVIYGPNLFGLPINDPALKAAALAAYNDWAVEFNRHDPQRLSVLPVLPTHAADAAVAELERVARLGHRGVIISPFEFRCSDPAWERFWDAAEATGLPVSFHIGHGTSQVRVAPGSWELAAFSAVGPIQLDEPLAMMIYSGVLERHPRLRLVLAESGIGWLPYFVHRMDAAAEKHVPKARDYRLKARPSEIFRGQVYATFEEEPLGPQLLPLLGPDNFMWASDYPHPDSTFPHSREAIAHAFQGLDPTFVEKVTATNCARLYGFAP